The following are from one region of the Plasmodium cynomolgi strain B DNA, chromosome 1, whole genome shotgun sequence genome:
- a CDS encoding hypothetical protein (putative), whose translation MHSYFVNRVKKRTVLSWMDYVRVYRRDILHYYHFNDQGNLFVLFMLKTLLHCRSLSPETSGKTLLDIVNFSNINFNLNNFVFIHKKYLVGKGLLPNVGTLYDNAMFVYRSLNIISSFVPAPFSVSLRKLRHNLPYLCFALKMAIYKRVVNTWRNECMRVKRFRAECRMKLQRGCLSRLRGLVKKKKALQEAKKKYDQERKVKMKSKIFSTWLSLRMKYYTFRKKFQYYGLRNREKKMKKIIQGWISISREKREKKKNSALLQIGIDEKEEEAFRLKRKKKVKEKIAKLYYVRKYKSRAFKALFVYSKNILFFNALNKIAESYLKQTCVRRWRHLTRAFLDRRQEMRAALDQLDLNVKRRFFNIFFVYRLQTKHLTEKFLNQWKSYVQIRKNKEAFLSNMISLFNRKKKLKVISKWYTRFILNVRFKETERILSRKVCLVYFAGLLLYSQKMKRVEIFLRNRTNVVTCQKMLKKWRRQAKLEIKKKKIIERRLEATKCKYYTKWKNKYQKVREKKKEEIKIQLIRHIGNINTLRKVIHLWRIKSEQSKHIKRLIHAMTTFVIKKSKSEAFVAVYRCSHYYVNIQVTLANFLVEKKDRMKRKIWDILKRNWSNRVRNRKATHFLCSILKSRAFSALQLHRERQSAFRRGYHLVTLNRKRKYFNAMLHFFEFIKRAKFSFYSIRLNGESRLRRHFFLVWMAFLTKRKQERKTARIIQRQRANRIKGAIFFQIKRRLNRKRYLMLLLHRMDELIKLRMYHQGVYKIRANRKIMTIREKILSKMQKDKHEKTMRKTFKAFKDRLAKRKRTQMEKDLINSFYPKLIKTKYFRLICQRAFDLSTRRDAILRRADANHVFHSRKSNFLSWKAFVKKKKLHKELYNAVKLQKKARVFITLLHVRAQNCYYKVSLVHRIHALVYSPWCSMPAFEEILDCGSATLRVDPKGRNYSCAGGYTGEYPRSYNGGDASELNLTSGGSGGTDESDRRGESCRRIQRDGRSQRNDNIAGDVTMGERRTGWNTHQQVNTLIAMNRMHIQIGRRERKNYPCRGKRAKRKNNHFYSYQKVCYSLKNSAMNRLIILYLLMCDLHDISTFFEHFKKKFNFLYHFFFNFLSLKTKKFLLKVLKSNRSFSFCQAFHTKDADLNANFKLLLLIYYLLGGSVSPGGGSHESRALLIFDATRAFLGGAQKGVGVDTADTAEKATKASNTANQTHRADEPCTPGGGRSSTASSSEGDTSLSSHSSRSWASSMGMNTPMKRTPQLRRLTSDALQRNMLHFVKALKSSIATRFRETTLSMQFSLMCCIGRDKLIQVHLFFSRLKKSTQWWKQYSRVKSQHKKEDNKRVATLEKKNELLEKFFGIWVLSFNWKVKEIKNKRKQVLKKHIRLLFSYWHGLIKVGNYNKERFFKLKEQVERRVMKDYLDRLISVHISKKSERRNFAVVMKHSNEKRKKTFFYVWLLLYRYEQKGCLVRSRMQRRVLRCHFDSWLGIYAKKQIYLLLIRTLNEHLFKKIFSHVVHRFKYYSFIKRRAISMMKKCLLVHYNLVKRNIAIGKLQIYICASVRFTQMKHLFGLWSEKYRKRKNCRESYRIVMEKKKRVFFHEWVKHFLDNSKLHDEKIKKWNSFFVKRFFSKWLTYHHYKKVKRRRKKNTLQFFFRHLRRTFQMRVSLREYITKAHLGVKKKIFSILRENKLMRVNKRRIYLYCEQFWGKTFLRRYYFLWVNHYLMCKHVKSVVFRMTLVRNTHLLRGSLNGWLLHTQRRKQLQGIYNVIKFERNKVVQTVFNRWRSLYQFATQRRRRSMQKFFLTWVQNFKFCLFVNRLNVYVCNIYTRNIFCFYFDLRNMSEKYNRLARGSFPFVKKQIGYALACRTELLSSGFNALHLYARHCKDMRIKLETYRKGQKHKLKKRHFALLLTYKKKK comes from the exons ATGCATAGCTACTTCGTTAATCGAGTGAAGAAACGAACTGTGTTGAGCTGGATGGACTATGTGCGCGTCTACAGGAGGGACATCCTTCACTACTACCATTTTAACGACCAAGGGAATTTATTCGTCCTCTTTATGTTGAAGACTCTCCTACACTGTCGATCTCTCTCTCCAGAAACCAGCGGAAAAACTCTCCTTGATAttgtcaatttttcaaacataaattttaaccTGAACAACTTTGTCTTCATTCATAAGAAGTACCTCGTGGGGAAGGGTCTCCTTCCGAACGTAGGCACTCTCTACGACAACGCCATGTTTGTGTACAGGTCCCTTAACATCATTTCTTCGTTCGTGCCCGCTCCCTTCTCCGTCAGCCTGCGCAAGCTGCGCCACAACCTGCCCTACCTCTGCTTCGCGCTCAAGATG GCAATTTACAAACGCGTCGTGAACACCTGGCGCAACGAATGCATGCGCGTTAAGCGGTTCCGGGCGGAGTGCAGAATGAAGCTTCAAAGGGGCTGTCTCTCCCGTCTGAGGGGTCtcgtgaagaagaagaaagccCTCCaggaggcgaaaaaaaagtacgacCAGGAAAGGAAggtcaaaatgaaaagcaaaattttttccacctggCTGTCCCTCCGAATGAAGTACTACACCTTCCGCAAAAAGTTTCAATATTATGGCCTCcgaaatagggaaaaaaaaatgaaaaaaattatacaaggATGGATAAGTATAAGTAGggaaaagagggaaaaaaaaaaaaattctgctCTTCTTCAAATCGGTATTGatgagaaagaagaagaagcatttCGACT aaagaggaaaaaaaaagttaaggagaaaattgcaaagcTGTACTATGTGCGCAAATACAAGAGCAGGGCATTCAAGGCTCTCTTCGTGTACTCTAAGAACATACTTTTCTTTAATGCACTGAATAAAATTGCGGAGTCGTACTTAAAGCAGACGTGCGTTCGAAGGTGGAGACACCTGACAAGGGCATTCCTGGACAGGCGCCAGGAAATGAGGGCTGCACTCGACCAGCTGGACTTGAACGTGAAGCGCCGatttttcaacattttcTTTGTCTAC CGTCTGCAGACGAAGCACCTCACGGAGAAATTCCTGAACCAATGGAAGAGCTACGTTCAAATACGAAAGAACAAGGAGGCGTTTCTCTCCAATATGATCAGCCTCTTCAACAG gaagaagaagctgaagGTCATTAGCAAGTGGTACACTCGCTTCATACTGAACGTGCGCTTTAAGGAGACGGAAAGAATCCTGTCGAGGAAGGTGTGCCTGGTTTACTTCGCGGGTCTGTTGCTCTACAGCCAGAAGATGAAGCGG GTGGAGATTTTCCTGAGGAACCGAACCAACGTGGTGACCTGCCAGAAAATGCTGAAGAAATGGAGGAGACAAGCCAAACTGgagataaagaagaaaaaaataatcgagaGGAGATTAGAAGCGACCAAGTGTAAATACTACACAAAGTGGAAGAACAAGTACCAAAAAgtaagggagaaaaaaaaagaagaaattaaaatacAATTAATTAGGCATATAGGAAATATCAACACCCTACGAAAGGTGATCCACCTGTGGAGAATCAAAAGCGAACAGTCTAAACATATTAAGCGTCTTATCCATGCGATGACTACATtcgtaattaaaaaaagcaagagTGAAGCGTTTGTCGCAGTGTATAGATGTAGTCACTACTACGTCAACATACAAGTGACGCTTGCCAACTTtttagtagaaaaaaaagacagaatgaaaagaaaaatttgggaTATTTTAAAACGTAATTGGAGCAACCGAGTTAGGAATAGAAAGGCCACACACTTCTTGTGTTCGATCTTAAAATCGAGAGCTTTCTCAGCTTTACAGCTACATCGAGAGAGACAAAGTGCATTCAGGAGGGGGTACCACCTGGTCACTCTGAATCGGAAAAGAAAGTACTTCAACGCCATGCTCCACTTTTTTGAGTTTATCAAAAGGGCCAAATTCAGTTTTTATTCCATTAGGCTTAATGGGGAGAGTAGACTGCGGCGTCATTTCTTCCTCGTCTG gaTGGCCTTCCTGACGAAGCGCAAACAAGAGAGGAAAACCGCCCGCATAATACAGAGACAAAGGGCGAACAGAATAAAGGGAGCcatcttttttcaaattaagaGAAGGCTCAACAGGAAGAGGTACCTCATGCTTCTTCTACACAGAATGGATGAGCTCATCAAACTGAGGATGTATCACCAGGGTGTTTACAAAATCAGAGCCAACAGAAAAATCATGACCATACGAGAG AAAATCCTATCAAAGATGCAAAAAGACAAACATGAGAAAACGATGAGGAAAACCTTCAAAGCATTCAAGGACAGACtagccaaaaggaaaagaacccaaatggaaaaggacTTAATCAACAGCTTCTATCCCAAATTGATTAagacaaaatattttcgtctCATTTGTCAGCGGGCATTCGATTTGTCCACAAGGAGAGATGCAATCCTGAGGAGAGCAGATGCGAACCATGTGTTTCACTCTCGAAAGAGTAATTTCCTTTCTTGGAAAGCTTtcgtgaagaagaaaaaactacaCAAGGAGCTTTACAATGCGGTGAAGTTACAGAAGAAAGCTCGTGTCTTCATTACGCTGCTACACGTGAGGGctcaaaattgttattataAGGTATCCCTAGTGCACAGGATACACGCGCTGGTTTACTCCCCATGGTGTAGCATGCCAGCATTTGAGGAGATCCTCGATTGTGGAAGCGCCACCCTGAGAGTGGACCCCAAAGGGAGGAATTACAGCTGCGCGGGGGGGTACACAGGAGAGTATCCGCGCAGTTACAATGGAGGGGATGCATCCGAGTTGAACCTCACATCTGGAGGAAGTGGTGGAACCGATGAAAGTGACAGGCGAGGCGAAAGTTGCAGACGAATCCAACGTGACGGACGAAGCCAACGGAACGACAACATCGCTGGTGACGTAACCATGGGAGAGCGGCGAACAGGATGGAACACACACCAACAGGTTAACACCCTCATTGCGATGAACCGAATGCATATACAGATCGGACggagagaaaggaaaaactacCCCTGCAGGGGAAAACGAGCCAAGAGAAAGAACAACCATTTTTACAGCTACCAAAAGGTGTGCTACTCTCTAAAAAACAGCGCCATGAACAGgctaataattttgtacCTTCTCATGTGCGACCTGCACGACATCAGCACCTTTTTCGAGCACttcaagaaaaaatttaattttttgtatcacttttttttcaacttcctGTCCCTCAAAACGAAGAAGTTCTTATTGAAGGTTTTAAAAAGCAATCGGAGTTTTAGTTTTTGCCAAGCTTTTCATACAAAGGATGCTGATTTGAATGCCAACTTTAAACTGTTGCTGCTGATTTATTACCTGCTGGGGGGGTCTGTTTCCCCTGGGGGGGGTTCACACGAAAGCAGGGCTCTCCTCATTTTCGACGCGACGCGTGCCTTCCTCGGAGGGGCGCAGAAAGGGGTGGGAGTGGATACTGCAGATACGGCGGAGAAGGCGACCAAAGCTTCAAACACGGCTAATCAGACGCACAGAGCAGACGAGCCATGCACCCCAGGGGGAGGCAGATCCTCAACTGCAAGCAGCAGCGAGGGAGACACGTCCCTCTCCTCGCACAGCTCGCGAAGTTGGGCCTCCTCCATGGGAATGAACACCCCCATGAAGCGCACCCCCCAGCTGAGGCGCCTAACGAGCGACGCCCTGCAAAGAAACatgctccattttgttaaagcCTTAAAGAGTAGCATAGCAACCCGTTTTAGGGAAACCACCCTGAGTATGCAATTCTCCCTAATGTGCTGCATAGGTAGAGACAAGCTAATCCAAGTGCACCTATTCTTTAGCAGACTGAAGAAGTCCACGCAGTGGTGGAAGCAGTACAGTCGAGTGAAGAGCCAACATAAGAAGGAGGACAACAAAAGAGTAGCCAccttggagaaaaaaaacgaacttTTAGAAAAATTCTTTGGTATATGGGTCCTATCCTTCAACTGGAAGgtcaaagaaataaaaaataaaagaaagcAAGTTTTGAAGAAACACATCCGATTGTTATTTTCCTACTGGCATGGACTAATCAAAGTGGGGAACTACAATAAGGAGAGGTTTTTTAAACTGAAGGAGCAAGTGGAGAGGAGGGTGATGAAGGATTATCTAGATAGGTTAATATCTGTTCATATTTCGAAAAAGAGTGAAAGAAGAAACTTTGCCGTAGTAATGAAACACAGTaatgaaaagagaaaaaaaacctttttcTATGTATGGTTGTTACTCTACCGATATGAACAGAAGGGATGTCTGGTACGCTCTCGTATGCAAAGGAGAGTACTCAGATGCCACTTCGACTCCTGGCTTGGCATCTACGCGAAGAAGCAGATATATCTACTCCTCATTCGCACACTGAATGAGCATTTATTCAAGAAAATCTTCTCCCACGTGGTGCACAGATTTAAGTATTACAGTTTTATTAAAAGGAGAGCGATCTCCATGATGAAGAAGTGCCTCCTCGTGCACTACAATCTAGTTAAACGAAACATAGCGATTGGTAAGCTGCAGatttacatatgtgcatcCGTCCGGTTTACCCAAATGAAGCATCTGTTTGGACTATGGAGTGAAAAGTacaggaagagaaaaaactgTAGAGAAAGCTACCGCATcgttatggaaaaaaaaaaacgtgtcTTTTTCCACGAGTGGGTAAAACACTTCCTCGACAATAGCAAACTACatgatgagaaaataaaaaaatggaactccttttttgtaaagagATTCTTCTCCAAATGGTTGACGTATCATCATTACAAGAAGgtaaaaagaaggagaaaaaaaaataccttgcaatttttttttcgacattTGAGGAGAACATTCCAGATGAGAGTCTCACTTAGGGAATACATTACAAAGGCACACCTcggagtgaagaaaaaaattttttccattctgaGGGAGAATAAACTGATGAGGGTCAACAAGAGACGGATCTATCTCTACTGTGAGCAGTTCTGGGGGAAGACCTTCTTAAGGAGGTACTACTTCCTGTGGGTCAATCATTACTTAATGTGCAAACATGTGAAGAGCGTGGTGTTCAGGATGACCCTCGTGAGGAACACACACTTGCTGCGCGGCAGCCTGAACGGATGGCTACTGCACACACAGAGGAGGAAACAACTGCAGGGAATTTACAACGTAATAAAGTTTGAGAGGAATAAAGTAGTGCAAACTGTATTCAACAGGTGGAGAAGTCTGTACCAGTTTGCCACtcaaaggaggagaagatcCATGCAAAAGTTTTTCCTCACGTGGGTTCAGAATTTTAAGTTTTGTTTGTTCGTAAACCGATTAAATGTATACGTGTGTAACATCTACACGAGGAACATCTTCTGCTTCTACTTCGATTTGCGCAACATGAGTGAGAAATACAACCGCCTCGCACGTGGATCCTTCCCCTTtgtgaaaaaacaaataggTTATGCTCTTGCCTGCAGAACGGAGTTGTTATCCTCCGGATTTAATGCCCTCCACTTGTATGCACGTCATTGCAAAGATATGAGAATCAAATTAGAGACCTACAGAAAAGGACAGAAACACAAACTGAAGAAACGTCATTTTGCTCTACTGCTaacttacaaaaaaaaaaaatga
- a CDS encoding hypothetical protein (putative) produces MHSTLLKNVHGQLCRSRNGSGKCCQQLVRLNPSEGASLGARGVSSAGGYTRNYARDCVDHYASPYAWHFTADSSFSRRANSSSSTWSGSSHAFGTYGECYGILRVGTHKLEHSMLVNHVSFATGTKSKKPGKGAEEKKDTAKQYEAYGESGTKDPLSEEINKATQKEGDPFEGTENIGGKKKKSKLKLVVYLFSITFGGYVIYKVYQNDFNLSKAEESIVKDFVNLIYTYEEKMSKQNSKFMTCLSEKLNKQIAMYFLQLDADKSSGFLISDALSFLNDLNIKEDNAIVKSFIKNGVGKNIEMKKLSGCSLQQFAELLESLILVSKTKQQNGSSEGAVQTVTKQDNYYLNMLQKYLDCLVYLVKTSDLYLYVQMKKNAASSSASSPQEGQEEQINDLEMAILNKLTKYNDKYVQKQNLTLEYLLSKEELSKFKKNANLSRKEEEKELLLIEKKKLEEKIQLLLKLQEKKNLTETEVKRLQDLKVKLRNVKYTIKKEGLKKYFQ; encoded by the coding sequence atgcATAGCACGCTCCTAAAAAACGTGCACGGCCAGCTGTGCAGAAGCCGAAATGGCAGTGGCAAGTGCTGTCAGCAGCTGGTGCGGTTGAACCCATCGGAGGGTGCGTCCCTCGGCGCCAGGGGGGTTAGCTCCGCTGGGGGCTACACTCGCAACTACGCACGCGACTGCGTTGATCACTATGCTTCCCCCTACGCATGGCATTTCACCGCTGACTCCTCATTTTCGCGCCGCGCAAACagttcctcctccacctGGAGTGGGAGCTCTCACGCGTTTGGAACGTATGGAGAATGTTACGGTATTCTTCGAGTAGGGACACACAAATTGGAGCATAGCATGTTGGTGAACCATGTGTCCTTTGCCACGGGCACGAAGAGCAAAAAGCCAGGAAAGGGTgcagaggagaaaaaagacaCTGCTAAGCAGTACGAAGCATATGGAGAAAGTGGGACGAAAGATCCACTtagtgaagaaataaataaggCAACTCAGAAGGAAGGAGATCCTTTTGAAGGAACAGAAAATataggagggaaaaaaaaaaagtccaaaTTGAAGCTAGTAGTATACCTCTTTAGCATCACCTTTGGAGGATACGTCATCTACAAAGTGTATCAGAATGACTTCAATCTATCAAAAGCGGAAGAGAGCATAGTTAAAGATTTTGTGAACCTAATTTATACgtacgaagaaaaaatgagcaaacaGAATTCAAAATTTATGACTTGCTTGagtgaaaaattgaacaagCAAATAGCAATGTACTTCCTTCAGCTGGATGCAGACAAGAGCTCAGGCTTCCTCATCAGTGATgctctctcctttttaaatgaccTAAACATAAAAGAAGATAACGCAATTGTAAaaagttttataaaaaatggagtcggaaaaaatatcgagatgaagaaattatcAGGGTGTTCTCTACAACAGTTTGCAGAGCTCTTGGAAAGCTTAATTCTTGTGAGTAAAACGAAGCAACAAAATGGCTCCTCAGAAGGGGCAGTCCAAACTGTTACCAAGCAGGATAACTACTATCTCAATATGTTACAGAAGTACTTAGACTGCCTAGTCTACTTGGTTAAGACATCCGACTTATATTTGTATgtccaaatgaagaagaacgCGGCATCATCCTCTGCTTCCTCTCCACAAGAAGGCcaagaagaacaaataaacGATTTAGAAATGGCTATCCTTAATAAGCTCACCAAGTACAACgacaaatatgtacaaaaacaGAATCTCACTCTGGAATACTTGTTAAGTAAGGAGGAGTTATcgaagtttaaaaaaaatgccaaccTTTcgaggaaggaagaagagaagGAGTTACTCCtcatcgaaaaaaaaaaattggaagaaaaaatccagTTGCTGTTGAAACTGCaagagaaaaagaacttAACAGAAACGGAGGTTAAGCGACTACAAGATTTGAAGGTAAAACTGAGGAACGTCAAATATACAATTAAGAAGGAGGGACTGAAGAAGTACTTCCAGTGA